The following are encoded together in the Melitaea cinxia chromosome 22, ilMelCinx1.1, whole genome shotgun sequence genome:
- the LOC123664614 gene encoding piggyBac transposable element-derived protein 4-like: MARQITDTEIRQLLELDLDENENEDVVFDESGAESDHVSIQHDSDDTEKEEDEHPIEPNNSDSDNSDVEMSQPLSNFARRSIYKGKDNTVWYRNPPSSRVRTRAENIITGIPGVKPHAKNAQQELDCFHLFVTESMLSEILEHTNSKIRNVRKGINNTSNEYAYSDTTLSELKAVIGLLFLAGLFKSGRQNLKDLWANDGTGIDIFRITMSLRRFVFIVNCMRFDNLDTREERSAIDKLAPIRYLFEEFVRICQDVYVPYENLTIDEELVAFRGRCGFRQYIPSKPAKYGIKIIALVDAQTYYSLKMEIYAGEQPDGPYKVSNKPHDIVDRIVQPISQTGRNVTMDNWFTSHPTFEYLLKNHKLTAVGTMKRNKACIPPKFQEKRDVNTTLFGFQKDMTILSYIPKRNKNVFMLSSYHHDCEIDLETGDQQKPAIITFYNQTKSGVDNVDKLIRTYDVSRNSKRWPLTIFFWILNTAGINAKIVHMLKNPGAIASRRQFIKKLGIALTAPHQAERLNNMRLSTTLRKRIGSHIGEPSEPTPKRPDSYIKKRCYLCPSKKNRKSKYTCASCTSHICLEHANFICENCRTNTE, translated from the coding sequence ATGGCCAGACAAATCACTGATACTGAAATAAGACAACTTTTAGAATTAGATTTggatgaaaatgaaaatgagGATGTAGTTTTTGATGAAAGTGGTGCCGAGTCGGACCACGTGAGTATCCAACATGATTCAGATGATACCGAGAAAGAAGAGGATGAACACCCTATTGAACCAAATAATAGTGACAGCGATAACAGTGATGTTGAGATGTCTCAGCCATTGAGTAATTTTGCTCGCAGATCAATTTACAAAGGTAAAGATAACACAGTATGGTACCGTAATCCTCCGAGTTCTCGCGTCCGCACAagagcagaaaatattataacggGAATACCTGGAGTAAAACCTCATGCAAAAAATGCCCAACAAGAACTCGATTGCTTCCATCTGTTTGTCACCGAAAGTATGCTAAGTGAAATTCTAGAACATACTAACAGTAAGATTCGCAATGTGAGGAAGGGTATTAACAACACTTCGAATGAATATGCCTATTCAGACACCACATTAAGTGAACTAAAAGCAGTTATTGGTTTACTCTTCTTGGCTGGATTATTCAAATCTGGAAGACAAAACCTAAAAGATTTGTGGGCAAATGACGGAACAGGCATCGACATATTTCGAATAACGATGAGTTTGAGACGGTTTGTGTTCATTGTTAATTGTATGAGATTCGATAACTTGGACACGCGTGAAGAAAGATCAGCAATTGATAAGTTGGCACCTATCAGATATTTGTTTGAAGAGTTTGTGAGAATTTGCCAAGACGTCTATGTTCCATacgaaaatttaacaattgaTGAAGAGCTGGTAGCTTTTCGTGGTAGATGTGGGTTTCGCCAGTACATACCCAGCAAGCCAGCCAAGTATGGAATCAAAATTATAGCCCTTGTTGATGCCCAAACGTACTATTCTCTGAAAATGGAGATATATGCAGGAGAACAGCCAGATGGTCCATATAAGGTAAGCAATAAGCCCCATGATATAGTTGATCGTATAGTACAGCCAATCTCTCAAACAGGAAGAAACGTAACGATGGACAACTGGTTTACGAGCCATCCCACGTTTGAATACCTACTGAAAAATCATAAATTGACGGCTGTGGGAACAATGAAGAGAAACAAAGCTTGTATTCCACCAAAGTTTCAAGAAAAACGTGACGTGAACACCACACTTTTTGGGTTTCAAAAGGATATGACAATTCTATCGTATATTCCAAAACGAAATAAGAATGTTTTCATGCTGTCGTCATACCACCACGATTGCGAGATAGATCTTGAAACAGGTGATCAACAAAAACCTGCAATTATAACCTTCTACAACCAAACAAAAAGTGGCGTAGATAACGTGGACAAACTGATACGTACATACGATGTATCTCGAAACTCGAAAAGATGGCCactgacaatttttttctgGATTCTCAACACCGCTGGAATAAACGCGAAAATTGTTCACATGTTGAAAAATCCTGGTGCAATTGCAAGTAGaagacaatttataaaaaaattaggcaTTGCATTGACGGCTCCACATCAGGCTGAACGACTTAATAATATGCGTCTGTCAACTACCCTACGTAAGAGAATTGGCTCTCATATAGGTGAACCCTCCGAGCCAACACCCAAAAGACCTgattcatacataaaaaagcgTTGCTATTTATGTCCGAGCAAAAAAAATCGCAAGTCTAAGTACACTTGTGCCTCTTGCACAAGTCACATTTGCCTGGAACACGCGAATTTTATATGCGAAAATTGTCGCACAAATACTGAGTAG